One stretch of Streptomyces sp. A2-16 DNA includes these proteins:
- a CDS encoding DUF3052 domain-containing protein gives MSGTGSAGASAGGYSATPLAKKLGIKAGHRVRLDGAPDGWDIPGLPDGCEVAAGGSHGADVVLAFHREYARLAAEADELVAGLADQAALWIAWPRRAAGHVSDITENALREVFLPLGVVDVKVAALGEDWSGLKFVRRRENRRG, from the coding sequence ATGTCAGGAACCGGGTCGGCTGGTGCGTCGGCGGGCGGGTACTCCGCCACGCCCCTCGCCAAGAAGCTCGGCATCAAGGCGGGGCATCGGGTACGGCTCGACGGCGCGCCCGACGGGTGGGACATCCCCGGTCTGCCCGACGGGTGCGAGGTCGCCGCGGGCGGTTCGCACGGCGCGGATGTCGTGCTCGCCTTCCATCGCGAGTATGCGCGGCTCGCGGCCGAGGCGGACGAACTGGTCGCCGGGCTCGCGGACCAAGCCGCACTGTGGATCGCCTGGCCACGCAGGGCCGCCGGACACGTCAGCGACATCACCGAGAACGCCCTGCGGGAGGTCTTCCTCCCCCTCGGAGTCGTGGACGTCAAGGTCGCGGCCCTGGGGGAGGACTGGTCGGGACTGAAGTTCGTACGGCGGAGGGAGAACCGGCGGGGGTGA
- a CDS encoding glycosyltransferase, translating to MGASRIAVAVVTMGNRPEEVDALLRSVAKQDIAPARIVIVGNGCRLPEFTERLSLPGEVTTVDVEENLGCPGGRNVALARLRDFGDVDVVVELDDDGLLADPDVLRRVQELFAADERLGIVGFRIADESGETQQRHVPRVGSSDPMRGGHVTGFLGGGHAFRMAMLDETGDWPAEFFFAHEEIDLAWRAVDHGWHILYAPELLLQHPRTSPARHAIYYRVNARNRVWLVRRRLPLPLIPVHLGVWTALTLLRTRSPSGLRAWFGGFVEGLREPAGERRPMRWRTVWRLTRLGRPPVI from the coding sequence ATGGGCGCGTCGAGGATCGCCGTGGCCGTGGTGACCATGGGGAACCGGCCCGAGGAGGTCGACGCCCTGCTGCGGTCCGTGGCCAAGCAGGACATCGCCCCGGCCCGGATCGTGATCGTCGGCAACGGTTGCCGACTGCCCGAGTTCACCGAGCGGCTTTCCCTGCCCGGCGAGGTCACCACCGTCGACGTCGAGGAGAACCTCGGCTGCCCCGGCGGCCGCAACGTGGCCCTCGCCCGGCTGCGCGACTTCGGCGACGTGGACGTCGTAGTGGAACTCGACGACGACGGCCTGCTCGCGGACCCCGATGTGCTGCGCCGCGTACAGGAGTTGTTCGCGGCCGACGAGCGCCTCGGCATCGTCGGCTTCCGGATCGCCGACGAGAGCGGCGAGACCCAGCAGCGGCACGTGCCCCGCGTCGGCTCCTCCGACCCGATGCGCGGCGGCCATGTCACCGGGTTCCTGGGCGGCGGCCACGCCTTCCGCATGGCCATGCTCGACGAGACCGGGGACTGGCCCGCGGAGTTCTTCTTCGCCCACGAGGAGATCGACCTCGCCTGGCGGGCGGTCGACCACGGCTGGCACATCCTGTACGCGCCCGAGCTGCTGCTCCAGCACCCGAGGACCTCTCCGGCCCGGCACGCCATCTACTACCGGGTCAACGCCCGCAACCGCGTCTGGCTGGTCCGCCGCCGGCTGCCCCTGCCGCTCATCCCCGTGCACCTGGGCGTGTGGACGGCGCTCACCCTGCTGCGGACCCGGTCGCCGAGCGGGCTGCGCGCCTGGTTCGGCGGGTTCGTCGAGGGCCTGCGGGAACCGGCCGGCGAACGGCGGCCGATGCGGTGGCGAACGGTGTGGCGGCTCACCCGGCTGGGACGCCCGCCCGTGATCTGA
- a CDS encoding BTAD domain-containing putative transcriptional regulator: MGRGSQSGLRFGLLGPPVLYDGHGGAGVRVVGSRKQRILLAALLLEAGRVVSTKSLKEALWGSAPPASAKASLHNHVSRLRRLLDDPERLQAVAPGYLLRVTPGELDVQVFESHAARARGAHTAGNWTETLQACAAALALWRGAPLSGVPSEVAGYALVQRLEEARLLLLEWHYDAELALAPVRPDALVPELAALAAEHPLRESYHRQLMLALHRTGRQAEALAVHRDLRTRLVEELGVEPGPAVREAHVEVLRGGVAAGRDAGKADGGRVGRAASRADGPGRPGTGDGGWDKEGDRGAGVAPADPTDQPASTSSHHLPAEPVDGETRRSTDGRESAAGDRGAAGDRSEGADSSDPADPSASTPHHHPPTEPLTATSLRRGEAEQTGGEVATDRPEQAVRVGEDTEEGRSASVGALPADATRGDAPPALPSPHPEADPSAPGHQAPLALPRPAQLPPPPGHFTGRVATREDLRRALTPNGGPAVGVVSGMAGVGKSALALHVAHGLRERFPDGQLYVNLQGASPGMTPLTPAQALAALLRDLGAEPRSIPEHPDAAAALLRSLLAPTRTLMVLDDAASAAQVRPLLPAGGGCAVIVTSRSPLTALDDAHRFPLSPLSAEESAQLLRAASGRGGRDHRRDAPRTESDRTESDPAGPITPATPAPSDADPRPTPDTDPRPTPDAATSIDATHPLIELTGRLPLALRVVAARLAARHALTPDVLADQLAAAEDRLRHLEYDDLSVRRSLAVAHDALAASGRRSDRDAALTLCRIGALDLPSYGVPLVARLLGTDGSDETRAEDALDRLVDVALLEETAYGRYAPHGLVRDFARELAGTGHAPDIARTALRWYAAVAERALTAIVEPGLDLEDRRRPTAAQPPEHAAHVLAIPPFPSSEKAFAWGESELENIVVLVERHTDTPDERTAAHVSTLLRLLSPFLQRSGRVAETEVLGRAALTVARRLGDEEAEACALGDLAGLHFLTGRHRDALVLNDRALTIWRRLGRDSWTRRCLNNRGLLLEGLGRYAESGEALRQSLAYARQLNDPFGEAVTHSNLGNLYEHTDPRAAVEQHRRSLAIGEETGSLVVRYSAHCNIGYAHLTLGEPAAALAHFEESLRILGSPGDWHGESQSRLGLVRALRLIGHGERAAAECAELLRRADARADRYTGALARHQHGLLLRERGRAEEAYVQWRAALDALDGTDEKTVLQELIALLDDSCLR; this comes from the coding sequence ATGGGGCGCGGATCGCAGTCGGGGCTGCGGTTCGGACTGCTCGGGCCGCCGGTCCTCTACGACGGTCACGGCGGCGCGGGTGTACGGGTCGTCGGCAGCCGCAAGCAGCGGATCCTGCTGGCCGCGCTGCTTCTCGAAGCCGGCCGGGTGGTCTCCACCAAGTCCCTCAAGGAGGCGCTGTGGGGCAGCGCCCCGCCGGCCTCGGCGAAAGCCTCCCTGCACAACCACGTCTCCCGGCTGCGACGGCTGCTCGACGACCCCGAACGGCTGCAGGCGGTGGCCCCCGGCTATCTGCTGCGCGTCACGCCGGGCGAACTCGACGTCCAGGTGTTCGAGAGCCACGCCGCCCGGGCCCGCGGCGCGCACACCGCCGGGAACTGGACGGAGACCCTCCAGGCGTGCGCAGCGGCGCTCGCGCTGTGGCGGGGCGCGCCACTCAGCGGGGTCCCCTCGGAAGTCGCCGGATACGCCCTCGTCCAACGCCTGGAGGAGGCCCGGCTGCTCCTCCTGGAGTGGCACTACGACGCCGAACTCGCCCTCGCTCCGGTCCGTCCGGACGCCCTCGTGCCCGAACTCGCCGCGCTGGCCGCCGAGCACCCGCTGCGCGAGTCCTACCACCGCCAGCTGATGCTCGCCCTCCACCGCACCGGACGCCAGGCCGAGGCCCTCGCCGTCCACCGCGACCTGCGCACCCGCCTGGTCGAGGAACTCGGCGTGGAACCGGGCCCAGCGGTCCGCGAGGCACATGTCGAGGTGCTCCGCGGGGGAGTGGCCGCCGGGAGGGACGCCGGAAAAGCCGACGGCGGTCGGGTCGGCAGGGCTGCGAGCCGAGCCGACGGACCGGGACGACCGGGGACAGGCGACGGCGGTTGGGACAAGGAAGGTGACCGGGGCGCAGGCGTTGCCCCGGCAGACCCGACTGATCAACCGGCGTCCACCTCCAGCCACCACCTCCCGGCGGAGCCGGTGGACGGCGAGACCCGTCGAAGCACAGACGGCCGTGAAAGCGCTGCCGGTGACCGAGGCGCAGCCGGCGACCGCAGCGAAGGCGCTGATTCGTCCGACCCTGCTGATCCCTCGGCGTCCACCCCTCATCACCACCCCCCGACAGAGCCGCTGACAGCCACGTCCCTTCGCCGCGGCGAGGCTGAGCAGACCGGCGGGGAGGTCGCAACAGACCGCCCAGAACAGGCCGTCCGCGTCGGCGAGGACACCGAGGAGGGTCGGTCGGCGTCCGTCGGCGCGCTTCCCGCAGACGCTACGCGCGGAGACGCCCCGCCCGCTCTCCCCTCACCGCACCCCGAGGCCGATCCGTCGGCCCCTGGTCACCAGGCCCCCCTCGCCCTGCCCCGCCCCGCCCAACTTCCGCCACCCCCAGGGCACTTCACCGGCCGGGTCGCCACCCGCGAGGACCTCCGCCGTGCCCTCACCCCCAACGGCGGCCCGGCCGTCGGTGTCGTCAGTGGCATGGCCGGTGTCGGCAAGAGCGCGCTCGCGCTCCACGTGGCCCATGGCCTGCGGGAACGTTTCCCTGACGGTCAGCTCTACGTCAATCTGCAGGGCGCCTCCCCGGGCATGACCCCCCTCACCCCGGCCCAGGCCCTCGCCGCCCTGCTGCGCGACCTCGGCGCCGAACCGCGCAGCATCCCCGAACACCCGGACGCGGCAGCCGCGTTGCTGCGCTCGCTGCTCGCGCCCACCCGCACGCTCATGGTGCTGGACGACGCCGCGAGCGCCGCTCAGGTACGGCCGCTGCTGCCGGCCGGCGGCGGCTGTGCGGTGATCGTCACCAGCCGCTCCCCCCTGACCGCCCTCGACGACGCCCACCGCTTCCCGCTCTCCCCGCTCTCGGCCGAGGAGAGCGCGCAGTTGCTGCGCGCCGCGTCGGGCCGGGGCGGTCGGGACCACCGCCGAGACGCCCCCCGCACCGAATCCGACCGCACCGAATCCGACCCCGCCGGCCCCATCACCCCGGCCACCCCGGCCCCCTCGGACGCCGACCCCCGCCCCACGCCCGACACCGACCCCCGCCCCACCCCGGACGCCGCCACCTCCATAGACGCCACCCACCCCCTCATAGAACTCACCGGTCGCCTCCCGCTGGCCCTCCGCGTCGTGGCCGCCCGACTCGCCGCCCGGCACGCCCTCACCCCCGACGTCCTCGCCGACCAACTGGCCGCCGCCGAGGACCGGTTGCGGCACCTGGAGTACGACGACCTCTCCGTCCGCCGCTCCCTGGCCGTCGCGCACGACGCCCTCGCCGCCTCCGGTCGCAGGTCCGACCGCGACGCCGCCCTCACCCTGTGCCGCATCGGCGCCCTCGACCTGCCCTCCTACGGCGTCCCCCTGGTCGCCCGTCTCCTCGGCACCGACGGCTCCGACGAGACCCGCGCCGAGGACGCGCTGGACCGCCTCGTCGACGTGGCCCTCCTGGAGGAGACGGCGTACGGCCGCTACGCCCCGCACGGTCTGGTCCGCGACTTCGCGAGGGAACTCGCGGGCACCGGACACGCCCCCGACATCGCCCGCACCGCCCTGCGCTGGTACGCGGCCGTCGCCGAACGCGCCCTGACCGCGATCGTCGAACCCGGCCTCGACCTGGAGGACCGCCGCCGCCCCACCGCCGCGCAGCCGCCGGAGCACGCGGCCCATGTGCTGGCCATTCCACCCTTCCCCTCCTCCGAGAAGGCCTTCGCCTGGGGCGAGTCGGAGCTGGAGAACATCGTCGTCCTGGTCGAACGGCACACGGACACCCCCGACGAGCGCACCGCCGCTCATGTCTCCACCCTGCTGCGCCTGCTCTCGCCCTTCCTCCAGCGCAGCGGCCGGGTCGCCGAGACGGAGGTTCTCGGCCGGGCCGCGCTCACGGTGGCGCGGCGGCTCGGTGACGAGGAGGCCGAGGCGTGCGCCCTGGGCGACCTCGCGGGACTGCACTTCCTGACCGGCCGGCATCGCGACGCCCTGGTCCTCAACGACCGGGCGCTGACGATCTGGCGGCGACTGGGCAGGGACTCCTGGACCCGCCGCTGCCTCAACAACCGGGGCCTGCTGCTCGAGGGCCTGGGCCGGTACGCCGAGTCGGGGGAGGCGCTGCGGCAGAGCCTCGCCTACGCACGGCAGTTGAACGACCCCTTCGGCGAGGCCGTCACCCACAGCAACCTGGGCAACCTGTACGAGCACACCGACCCGCGGGCCGCCGTGGAGCAGCACCGCCGCTCGCTCGCGATCGGCGAGGAGACCGGCAGCCTGGTCGTCCGGTACTCGGCGCACTGCAACATCGGCTACGCCCACCTCACCCTCGGCGAACCGGCCGCCGCCCTGGCGCACTTCGAGGAGAGCCTGCGCATCCTCGGCAGCCCGGGCGACTGGCACGGCGAGTCGCAGAGCCGCCTCGGCCTGGTCCGTGCCCTGCGCCTGATCGGCCACGGCGAACGCGCCGCCGCCGAGTGCGCGGAACTCCTGCGCCGCGCGGACGCCCGCGCCGACCGCTACACCGGCGCCCTCGCCCGCCACCAGCACGGGCTCCTGCTGCGCGAGCGGGGCAGGGCCGAGGAGGCGTACGTGCAGTGGCGGGCCGCTCTCGACGCGCTGGACGGCACGGACGAGAAGACGGTGCTCCAGGAACTCATCGCACTGCTCGATGACTCCTGCCTCAGGTGA
- a CDS encoding bifunctional 3'-5' exonuclease/DNA polymerase, with protein sequence MTDRWALAPTEDGGAEVAALGPDGLPVGPVRWERDPAEAVRGRPEVARWVWRSTAEIYPRLLAAGVRVERCYDIEDAETLLLGHAGRSGEPRSAAAALARLRGGPVPPDPPQRAAEPGSQSSLFEPQSVHLPLSDLVEVYADQLRRHETTQHPDRMRLLTAAESAGMLVAAEMNRAGLPWSAETHRRVLHELLGERYAGGGEPRRLAELADEVSEAFGRRVRPDLPADVIKAFAQAGIKVKSTRRWEIESLDHPAVKPLVEYKKLYRIWVAHGWSWLQDWVRDGRFRPEFLAGGTVTGRWVTNGGGALQIPKVIRRAVVADPGWRLVVADADQMEPRVLAAISRDPGLMEVAGREGDLYQSVSDRAFSGDRAQAKLAVLGAVYGQTSGDGLKNLAALRRRFPKAVAYVDDAARAGEEGRLVRTWLGRTCPPAAGAGDAEEAGIPQDDPAGRPAPGEDGWVPGYASTNTRARGRFARNFVVQGSAADWALLLLAALRQACAGMAAELVFFQHDEVIVHCPEEEAEAVVAAIREASDLAGQLTFGRTPVRFPFTTAVVECYADAK encoded by the coding sequence ATGACCGACCGCTGGGCTCTCGCGCCGACCGAGGACGGTGGTGCGGAAGTCGCCGCCCTCGGGCCTGACGGGCTGCCCGTCGGCCCGGTGCGGTGGGAGCGGGATCCGGCCGAGGCCGTGCGGGGGCGGCCGGAGGTGGCGCGGTGGGTGTGGCGGTCCACCGCCGAAATCTATCCGCGCCTGCTCGCCGCGGGGGTCCGGGTGGAGCGGTGCTACGACATCGAGGACGCCGAGACCCTCCTGCTCGGCCACGCCGGGCGCTCCGGCGAGCCCCGTTCGGCCGCCGCGGCCCTGGCCCGGCTGCGCGGCGGCCCCGTACCCCCCGACCCGCCCCAGCGCGCCGCCGAGCCGGGGTCGCAGTCGTCCCTGTTCGAGCCGCAGAGCGTCCATCTGCCGCTGTCCGACCTCGTCGAGGTCTACGCCGACCAGCTGCGACGGCACGAGACCACCCAGCACCCCGACCGCATGCGGCTGCTGACCGCGGCCGAGTCGGCGGGGATGCTGGTGGCCGCCGAGATGAACCGCGCCGGGCTGCCGTGGAGCGCCGAGACCCACCGCCGGGTGCTGCACGAACTGCTCGGCGAGCGGTACGCGGGCGGCGGCGAACCCAGGCGCCTCGCCGAACTGGCCGACGAGGTGTCCGAGGCGTTCGGGCGCCGGGTGCGGCCCGATCTTCCCGCCGATGTCATCAAGGCGTTCGCGCAGGCCGGCATCAAGGTGAAGTCGACCCGGCGGTGGGAGATCGAGTCCCTCGACCACCCGGCCGTGAAACCCCTGGTCGAGTACAAGAAGCTGTACCGCATCTGGGTCGCCCACGGCTGGTCCTGGCTCCAGGACTGGGTGCGGGACGGCCGGTTCAGGCCCGAGTTCCTGGCGGGCGGGACCGTCACGGGCAGATGGGTCACCAACGGTGGCGGGGCCCTTCAGATCCCCAAGGTCATCCGGCGCGCGGTGGTCGCCGACCCCGGCTGGCGGCTCGTCGTCGCGGACGCCGACCAGATGGAGCCGCGGGTGCTGGCCGCGATCTCCCGCGACCCGGGGCTCATGGAGGTGGCGGGACGCGAGGGCGACCTCTACCAGTCCGTCTCCGACCGGGCCTTCTCCGGCGATCGCGCCCAGGCCAAGCTCGCCGTGCTCGGCGCGGTCTACGGCCAGACCTCGGGCGACGGCCTCAAGAACCTCGCCGCGCTCAGGCGCCGCTTCCCGAAGGCGGTGGCGTACGTCGACGACGCGGCCCGCGCGGGCGAGGAGGGCCGGCTGGTGCGGACCTGGCTCGGGCGGACCTGCCCGCCGGCGGCCGGGGCGGGTGACGCGGAGGAGGCGGGCATCCCCCAGGACGACCCGGCCGGCCGACCCGCTCCCGGCGAGGACGGCTGGGTGCCCGGGTACGCCTCCACCAACACCCGTGCCCGCGGCCGGTTCGCCCGCAACTTCGTGGTGCAGGGCAGCGCCGCCGACTGGGCCCTGCTGCTGCTCGCCGCGCTGCGCCAGGCCTGCGCGGGGATGGCGGCCGAGCTGGTCTTCTTCCAGCACGACGAGGTGATCGTGCACTGTCCCGAGGAGGAGGCGGAGGCGGTCGTGGCGGCGATCCGGGAGGCGTCGGACCTGGCCGGGCAGCTGACGTTCGGCCGGACGCCGGTGCGGTTCCCGTTCACGACGGCGGTGGTGGAGTGCTACGCGGACGCGAAGTGA
- a CDS encoding Clp protease N-terminal domain-containing protein has protein sequence MMTNPDITSSVRLDDLITAIKKVHVEPLDQLQDAVIAADHLGEVADHLIGHFVDQARRSGASWTDIGRSMGVTRQAAQKRFVPKESADLSADQGFSRYTPRARHVVMSAHSAAITARNAEGRPEHLVLGLLAEPEGLAAKAIVAQGVTLDAVRRAATDALPPAVEDAPELVPYGSDAKKVLELTFREALRLGHNYIGTEHILLALLEFEHGTGVLSGLGVEKEPVESALAKELEACAKARAEQGERD, from the coding sequence ATCATGACGAACCCCGACATCACGTCATCCGTACGGCTCGACGACCTCATCACGGCCATCAAGAAGGTCCACGTCGAGCCCCTCGACCAGCTTCAGGACGCGGTGATCGCCGCCGATCACCTCGGGGAGGTGGCCGACCATCTGATCGGCCACTTCGTGGACCAGGCCCGGCGTTCGGGCGCGTCCTGGACGGACATCGGCAGGAGCATGGGCGTCACCCGGCAGGCGGCGCAGAAGCGGTTCGTGCCGAAGGAGTCGGCGGACCTCTCCGCCGACCAGGGCTTCAGCCGCTACACCCCGCGGGCGCGCCACGTGGTGATGTCGGCCCACAGCGCGGCCATCACCGCCCGCAACGCCGAGGGCCGTCCCGAGCACCTCGTCCTGGGCCTGCTGGCCGAACCGGAGGGCCTCGCCGCCAAGGCGATCGTCGCGCAGGGGGTCACCCTCGACGCCGTCCGCCGGGCCGCGACCGACGCGCTCCCGCCCGCCGTCGAGGACGCCCCCGAGCTCGTGCCCTACGGCTCCGACGCCAAGAAGGTCCTGGAGCTCACCTTCCGCGAGGCGCTCCGCCTGGGCCACAACTACATCGGCACCGAGCACATCCTGCTGGCCCTCCTGGAGTTCGAACACGGCACGGGGGTCCTGTCGGGCCTCGGCGTCGAGAAGGAGCCGGTGGAGAGCGCCCTCGCCAAGGAGCTGGAGGCCTGTGCGAAGGCGCGGGCGGAGCAGGGCGAACGGGACTGA
- a CDS encoding DUF2786 domain-containing protein gives MVDRAFEAALYAQDDTALDTGASLLASDPATDAELARRGAEFVAQAWRRGWQPADVVRIVRRELDDAHVRLTAALIRAQAPDDRPRGPRWTAQLAQLEEPDENTPRPDRFTHATAVLELYRLLLRLPALEPLEDARQDHKGHGEHREHRGDTRMLGRIRALLAKAEATGYPEEAEALTAKAQELMARHSVDEALLDAQAPAKDAPGACRIGVEPPYEQAKAVLLDAVATANHCRAVWNEPFAFSTVVGFEGDLEAVELLYTSLLVQAQSAMAKAEAAQRAGGRKRTKTFRQSFLAAYAHRVGDRLRTAAEAPVTADLLPVLASREVAVTDRMDRMFPRTTTTRLRGVNDEAGWTEGARAADRAQVGNKPRLSPRPE, from the coding sequence ATCGTCGACCGCGCCTTCGAGGCCGCCCTCTACGCGCAGGACGACACCGCGCTGGACACCGGTGCCTCCCTGCTCGCCTCCGACCCCGCCACGGACGCGGAACTGGCCCGGCGCGGCGCCGAGTTCGTGGCCCAGGCCTGGCGGCGCGGCTGGCAGCCCGCCGACGTCGTACGGATCGTGCGACGCGAACTGGACGACGCCCATGTCCGGCTCACCGCGGCCCTGATCCGCGCACAGGCCCCGGACGACCGCCCGCGCGGCCCCCGCTGGACCGCCCAGCTCGCCCAGCTGGAGGAGCCCGACGAGAACACCCCGCGCCCCGACCGCTTCACGCACGCCACCGCCGTACTGGAGCTGTACCGCCTGCTGCTGCGCCTGCCCGCGCTGGAACCGCTGGAGGATGCCCGGCAGGACCACAAGGGACACGGGGAGCACAGGGAGCACAGGGGCGACACCCGCATGCTCGGCCGTATCCGCGCCCTGCTCGCCAAGGCGGAGGCGACCGGCTACCCGGAGGAGGCGGAGGCGCTCACCGCCAAGGCGCAGGAGCTGATGGCCCGGCACAGCGTCGACGAGGCGCTGCTCGACGCCCAGGCACCCGCGAAGGACGCTCCCGGGGCCTGCCGGATCGGGGTCGAGCCGCCGTACGAGCAGGCGAAGGCGGTGCTCCTCGACGCGGTCGCCACGGCCAATCACTGCCGGGCCGTGTGGAACGAACCGTTCGCCTTCTCCACGGTCGTCGGCTTCGAGGGCGACCTGGAGGCGGTCGAGCTGCTGTACACCTCGCTGCTCGTGCAGGCGCAGTCCGCGATGGCGAAGGCGGAGGCGGCCCAGCGGGCGGGTGGCCGCAAGCGCACCAAGACCTTCCGGCAGTCCTTCCTCGCGGCCTACGCCCACCGCGTCGGCGACCGCCTGCGCACCGCCGCCGAGGCTCCGGTGACCGCAGACCTGCTGCCGGTGCTGGCTTCTCGCGAGGTCGCTGTCACCGACCGCATGGACCGGATGTTCCCGCGGACCACCACGACCCGGCTGCGCGGAGTCAATGACGAGGCGGGCTGGACCGAGGGCGCCCGGGCGGCCGACCGGGCGCAGGTCGGCAACAAGCCCCGGCTCAGTCCCCGGCCTGAGTGA
- a CDS encoding DUF4232 domain-containing protein, translated as MRAAPLAVTAFAAALLLTGCSSDSDGSGSGGDSAAASPSNGTTCRIGDMDVEVGPANVAPAAGDTGNIPVTLTNQSADCTLDGFPAVDLNAADSTASLSPEAGAKSAKLTLAKGTAATFTLTYTRGEAGAKASLEVKTLEIGLPGADTQKSFKWSYGPVQGKGDNAGDPTASVGAFTQAGD; from the coding sequence ATGCGCGCCGCCCCTCTCGCCGTCACCGCCTTCGCCGCGGCCCTGCTCCTGACCGGCTGCTCCAGTGACAGCGACGGCTCCGGCTCCGGCGGCGACAGCGCCGCCGCGAGCCCGAGCAACGGCACCACCTGCCGGATCGGTGACATGGACGTGGAGGTCGGACCCGCCAACGTGGCTCCCGCCGCCGGGGACACCGGCAACATCCCCGTCACGCTCACCAACCAGAGCGCCGACTGCACGCTGGACGGCTTCCCCGCCGTCGACCTGAACGCCGCGGACTCCACGGCGAGCCTCTCGCCCGAAGCGGGCGCGAAGTCCGCGAAGCTGACCCTGGCCAAGGGCACGGCCGCCACCTTCACGCTCACGTACACGCGCGGCGAGGCCGGCGCCAAGGCGAGCCTCGAGGTGAAGACGCTGGAGATCGGGCTGCCGGGAGCGGACACGCAGAAGAGCTTCAAGTGGTCGTACGGGCCGGTGCAGGGCAAGGGCGACAACGCCGGCGACCCGACCGCCTCCGTCGGCGCCTTCACTCAGGCCGGGGACTGA
- the rpsN gene encoding 30S ribosomal protein S14 codes for MAKKSKIAKNEKRQEIVARYAARRAELKEIIRRPSSTDAERLAAQEELRRQPRDASATRVRNRDQVDGRPRGYFRAFGLSRVGLREQAHAGYLPGVRKSSW; via the coding sequence ATGGCGAAGAAGAGCAAGATCGCGAAGAACGAGAAGCGTCAGGAGATCGTCGCGCGGTACGCCGCACGGCGGGCCGAACTGAAGGAGATCATCCGCCGGCCCTCCTCCACGGACGCCGAACGGCTCGCCGCACAGGAGGAGTTGCGGCGGCAGCCGCGGGACGCGAGCGCCACGCGCGTGCGCAACCGCGACCAGGTGGACGGGCGGCCGCGCGGCTACTTCCGGGCCTTCGGACTGTCCCGGGTGGGGCTGCGGGAGCAGGCGCACGCGGGATATCTGCCAGGTGTCCGCAAATCGTCCTGGTAG
- the rpmB gene encoding 50S ribosomal protein L28 — protein sequence MSAHCMLTGARPGFGNRISRSHRRTSRRFDPNIQSKRYWLPSEGRYVRLRLSTKGIRTVDSIGVEAAVARVRARGVRI from the coding sequence GTGTCCGCCCACTGCATGCTGACCGGCGCCCGGCCCGGCTTCGGCAACCGCATCTCCCGTTCCCACCGGCGCACCTCGCGCCGCTTCGACCCCAACATCCAGTCCAAGCGCTACTGGCTGCCGAGCGAGGGCCGGTACGTACGGCTGCGGCTGAGCACGAAGGGCATCAGGACCGTCGACTCGATCGGCGTCGAGGCTGCCGTGGCGCGGGTCCGCGCGCGCGGTGTGCGGATCTGA
- the rpmG gene encoding 50S ribosomal protein L33, with translation MARNELRPVIKLRSTAGTGFTYVTRKNRRNDPDRMTLRKYDPVAGRHVDFREER, from the coding sequence ATGGCACGCAACGAACTCCGTCCGGTCATCAAGCTCCGGTCCACCGCCGGGACCGGCTTCACCTATGTGACCCGCAAGAACCGCCGCAACGACCCGGACCGCATGACCCTGCGGAAGTACGACCCGGTCGCCGGCCGCCACGTCGACTTCCGAGAGGAGCGCTGA
- a CDS encoding type B 50S ribosomal protein L31: protein MRQGIHPAYGLVVFRDRAANHAFLTRSTMTSEKTVEWEDGNTYPVVDVEISNVSHPFYTGTARVLDTAGRVERFERRYGKKG, encoded by the coding sequence GTGCGCCAGGGCATCCACCCCGCCTACGGCCTCGTCGTCTTCCGCGACCGGGCCGCGAACCACGCCTTCCTGACCCGCTCGACGATGACGAGCGAGAAGACGGTCGAGTGGGAGGACGGAAACACCTACCCGGTCGTCGACGTCGAGATCTCGAACGTCAGCCATCCCTTCTACACGGGCACCGCGCGCGTGCTGGACACGGCGGGCCGCGTGGAGCGCTTCGAGCGCCGGTACGGAAAGAAGGGCTGA